From the Musa acuminata AAA Group cultivar baxijiao chromosome BXJ1-2, Cavendish_Baxijiao_AAA, whole genome shotgun sequence genome, one window contains:
- the LOC103975488 gene encoding uncharacterized protein LOC103975488 isoform X2, protein MPSGAKKRKAARRKKVEETEQGLGHPPDSPTNASPDNNHDGKEKTSSSSSSSSSSDEEVEQEERREPAAAVEMEDNATGNDDGEKLEEVAVPVSTEAGVVSVEFLKAEKSEVAVEESAAAAATAVTVVLIDAPVPVDEEVVEAAEAATGTLVTWLEIDSLTHETDAKPAAALEETPVSESPRPSGELCHSTENIEPTPAPVAELRASWWNCCGLFDVLTASKDSIRA, encoded by the exons ATGCCGTCGGGTGCGAAGAAGCGGAAAGCTGCCCGGCGAAAGAAGGTGGAGGAAACGGAGCAGGGCCTTGGCCACCCACCGGACTCCCCCACCAACGCTTCTCCag ACAACAACCACGACGGTAAGGAAAAGAcgagcagcagcagtagtagcagcagcagcagcgacgagGAGGTGGAGCAGGAAGAGCGGAGGGAACCCGCGGCTGCCGTCGAGATGGAGGATAACGCTACAGGTAATGATGACGGTGAGAAATTGGAGGAGGTGGCAGTTCCCGTCTCCACGGAGGCTGGAGTTGTGAGCGTAGAGTTCCTCAAGGCTGAGAAATCTGAGGTCGCTGTGGAGGaatcggcggcggcagcagcgactgCTGTGACGGTCGTTCTGATCGATGCGCCAGTTCCTGTGGATGAAGAGGTCGTCGAAGCCGCCGAGGCCGCGACGGGGACTCTGGTGACTTGGCTGGAGATTGATTCTTTGACGCATGAGACTGACGCGAAACCAGCGGCCGCTCTGGAAGAAACTCCTGTTTCTGAATCGCCTCGTCCAAGTGGGGAGTTATGCCATAGCACCGAGAACATTGAG CCCACTCCCGCGCCAGTGGCAgagcttcgagcttcatggtggaATTGCTGTGGATTGTTTGATGTTCTTACGGCTTCCAAAGACAGTATCAG
- the LOC103975488 gene encoding uncharacterized protein LOC103975488 isoform X1: MPSGAKKRKAARRKKVEETEQGLGHPPDSPTNASPDNNHDGKEKTSSSSSSSSSSDEEVEQEERREPAAAVEMEDNATGNDDGEKLEEVAVPVSTEAGVVSVEFLKAEKSEVAVEESAAAAATAVTVVLIDAPVPVDEEVVEAAEAATGTLVTWLEIDSLTHETDAKPAAALEETPVSESPRPSGELCHSTENIEPTPAPVAELRASWWNCCGLFDVLTASKDSIRSERRKE; encoded by the exons ATGCCGTCGGGTGCGAAGAAGCGGAAAGCTGCCCGGCGAAAGAAGGTGGAGGAAACGGAGCAGGGCCTTGGCCACCCACCGGACTCCCCCACCAACGCTTCTCCag ACAACAACCACGACGGTAAGGAAAAGAcgagcagcagcagtagtagcagcagcagcagcgacgagGAGGTGGAGCAGGAAGAGCGGAGGGAACCCGCGGCTGCCGTCGAGATGGAGGATAACGCTACAGGTAATGATGACGGTGAGAAATTGGAGGAGGTGGCAGTTCCCGTCTCCACGGAGGCTGGAGTTGTGAGCGTAGAGTTCCTCAAGGCTGAGAAATCTGAGGTCGCTGTGGAGGaatcggcggcggcagcagcgactgCTGTGACGGTCGTTCTGATCGATGCGCCAGTTCCTGTGGATGAAGAGGTCGTCGAAGCCGCCGAGGCCGCGACGGGGACTCTGGTGACTTGGCTGGAGATTGATTCTTTGACGCATGAGACTGACGCGAAACCAGCGGCCGCTCTGGAAGAAACTCCTGTTTCTGAATCGCCTCGTCCAAGTGGGGAGTTATGCCATAGCACCGAGAACATTGAG CCCACTCCCGCGCCAGTGGCAgagcttcgagcttcatggtggaATTGCTGTGGATTGTTTGATGTTCTTACGGCTTCCAAAGACAGTATCAGgtcagaaagaagaaaagaatga